The Syntrophorhabdaceae bacterium genome segment AGCCCTTTCTCGTGACATTGGCAGGCAAGCCCTGCGCCATTACGGGCCTCTTGCCGGCATCGCAGCCCGTGCCAAACACCGGGGGTGATTACAGCCTTGCCGTAAGAGTCGACCCTACCGACTGTGAATGGCAGGCGAGCACGGCTTTCTCGTGGCTTCATATCGGAGCCGCAGACCCCGCAGCAGATACCCTGGCGTACACGGTCGATGCAAACACCGGCGCGGGAGCCGTCGCGAGAACAGGCACGATTACCGTCTCCCTTACTGAGACGCCCTTGAAGAAAAAGATCGCCACTATCAGGCAGGCAAAATAGCAGCCATATTCCGCACCAGGGTCCGCGCGCCCTCTCATCATCGGGCGCGCGGACCCTGTCATATTTGGCGCTTCCCGCTCTCTTCAATTTATCCATGCGGCACATCATTGGAAATGGCTGCCCTCCCCGTGAGGATGAGAGGCTGCAGTCCCTTGTCCTTATACCGTTCACGCTGTCGGGCATATTAACCCCTCCCTGCCTGATCCGCGTCGCCCGATACCCGGACAAAAGGTTCAGACCCATTGCTTGACTCACCCTTCGGGCCAAAGGGCGCACAGAAGGAAAAGAAAAGGGCCGTCCCTTTCAGGAACGGCCCTTTTGATGAGGCTCTATTTGTGATTTCTTATGGCGTTGCCAGAGGTGAGGTAAATATTTTCGACGAAGCGCCTGAACCCACATAGTAGGTATTGGGTGGCGTGCCGCCGAATGAAACCCCATAAAGGGCCACTCCAGCCCTGGTTGTGATCGCCGTCCAGGTGCTGCCGGTGGGCGAGTAGGCGGCAAAACCTCCCGCGCCCACGGCTACGAAACCATAGGTTGCTGATCCGTAGGTAACCCCGTAAAGGGCTGCGCCGAGGGTCGTTTCTCTAACCCATGCCTGATTGGGGGCCGTGGAGGTATATATCGCGCCGTTCGAGGCGACGGCGACGAAAGTGCCGGTGCCGCCGACATTTGCAAAGGTGACGCTCTCAAAAGGGGGCGGGTTTGTGACCACGATCGGGGCCCAGGTGACACCGTCAGGAGAGGTAAGGACCGTCTTATTACCGACTGCAACAAAGAATCCAAGCCCATAGGTGACAGAGGTGAGATTAAAACTTGTCCCTGAAGACCTGGCGGTCCAGGTTGTCCCATCGGGGGATGAAACGATCGTGCCGGCAGTACCTACCGCGACATAGGCGCCATTGCCATAGGTCACCCCCAGGAGGTCCTGATTGGAGACCGGGACGGGGGCGGGAGAAGCGATAACATCGGACCGCTGCGTCCAGGCGATGCCGTCCGGCGATGTAAAGACCACGGGTACCGAAGAATCTTCATCACGGTCGCCCACTGCTACGAAAAGGCCGTTGCCAAAACCGATGCTCTCTATATAAGGCGCATTGAGATAAGTGGTCGTGAGCCTCGATTCACTCCACGTGTTGCCATTGGTGGAGGTAAAGATATTCCCGTACTGACCGGCGAGCAGAAACCTTCCTCCCGCATAAATATTTGCGGTTAAGGCACCGAGATTGGAAGACTTATATGGCAGGTAACGGGGGTCCGAGGAGGTAAGAATCGTTCCCGCGTCTCCGACCACATAAAAGGTAGTTCCGTCAGTGCCGACTGCCCTGAAGACTGTGGTAATAGG includes the following:
- a CDS encoding YCF48-related protein, encoding MFNKKAWVLATVILGLFISLPLLAQARRATPLDTWVSKNNFSTTLALYAAANDGLGTAFVTVGASGTILNSADGNFWTVRTITGITKHLFGVAYGPGEGTGLGRFVAVGDTKTILYSDDGGATWSAVVTTTLPAVNFRAVTYGNGYFVAVGDGGKIFSSPDGLAWTQQGKSPFTGGLLTTATFYAVSYGNGLFVAVGAGGTVLWSQDGFLWIRNPAIASGGTLTSIAYGKPMFGEAAIWMAVNSSGRVFTSTNATIWTPFTSSQTGITTGLWGVTFSGGIFVAVGSSGKIFTSDDGELWELSTAPFNPNTLTPITTVFRAVGTDGTTFYVVGDAGTILTSSDPRYLPYKSSNLGALTANIYAGGRFLLAGQYGNIFTSTNGNTWSESRLTTTYLNAPYIESIGFGNGLFVAVGDRDEDSSVPVVFTSPDGIAWTQRSDVIASPAPVPVSNQDLLGVTYGNGAYVAVGTAGTIVSSPDGTTWTARSSGTSFNLTSVTYGLGFFVAVGNKTVLTSPDGVTWAPIVVTNPPPFESVTFANVGGTGTFVAVASNGAIYTSTAPNQAWVRETTLGAALYGVTYGSATYGFVAVGAGGFAAYSPTGSTWTAITTRAGVALYGVSFGGTPPNTYYVGSGASSKIFTSPLATP